In a genomic window of Borreliella valaisiana VS116:
- a CDS encoding BlyB family putative holin accessory protein: MQNNTVGLGLNLLSNLTNIAKNTTNIDDNYINIFNKVIDFFYKTYIETLKSMETAESMRIFAKIQDILKCNIKIIEAIFTNKSKRIISSLKAKRNKIMHEYINLLKGGENA, translated from the coding sequence ATACAAAATAATACTGTTGGTTTAGGGCTTAATTTACTATCTAATTTAACTAACATAGCTAAAAATACTACCAACATAGATGATAACTACATTAATATTTTCAATAAAGTAATAGATTTTTTCTACAAAACATATATTGAAACACTAAAATCTATGGAAACGGCTGAATCAATGAGAATATTTGCAAAAATACAAGACATATTAAAATGCAATATTAAAATAATAGAGGCTATTTTTACTAATAAAAGCAAAAGAATTATTTCTTCATTAAAAGCAAAACGCAACAAAATCATGCATGAGTATATCAACCTTCTTAAGGGAGGTGAAAATGCTTAA
- a CDS encoding chromosome replication/partitioning protein, producing the protein MKTNTKFRINRRNIDSKGNALLVDFSNVNKDGVEIDRYNILKKKLYVNLREGISNRIECMKILKEIKDNKYYKLDGYKSFDAFIKDYDVAKTQAYNYLKIANAIESGVIEEQYVLDNGFRLILSVFKNKESPTLKKSKQNPIKPLRFQLKKQESYDFYKSNAKFTGFLLDKLFSDEREIIKKIMKEYKQLKG; encoded by the coding sequence ATGAAAACTAATACAAAGTTTAGAATCAATAGAAGAAATATTGATTCTAAAGGAAATGCATTACTTGTAGATTTTTCTAATGTCAATAAAGATGGTGTTGAAATAGATCGTTATAATATTTTGAAAAAGAAATTATATGTAAACCTTAGAGAAGGAATTTCTAATAGAATAGAATGTATGAAAATCTTAAAAGAAATTAAAGATAATAAATATTATAAACTTGATGGATACAAAAGTTTTGATGCTTTTATAAAGGATTATGATGTTGCAAAAACTCAAGCTTATAATTATTTAAAAATTGCTAATGCAATAGAATCGGGTGTTATTGAGGAACAATATGTATTAGATAATGGATTTAGACTAATATTAAGTGTATTTAAAAACAAGGAAAGTCCAACTTTAAAAAAATCTAAACAAAACCCGATAAAACCACTGAGATTCCAGCTTAAAAAGCAAGAAAGCTATGATTTTTATAAAAGTAATGCTAAATTTACAGGATTTTTATTGGATAAATTATTTAGTGATGAAAGAGAAATAATTAAAAAAATTATGAAAGAATATAAACAATTAAAAGGATAA
- a CDS encoding ERF family protein produces the protein MNYFKRYALVVYLNTESELDTVVASIYNTYESENPMLSKQVSVNQNQKKRD, from the coding sequence ATTAATTATTTCAAAAGGTACGCATTAGTTGTATATCTTAACACAGAAAGTGAATTGGATACTGTTGTAGCATCTATTTATAATACTTATGAAAGCGAAAATCCTATGCTTAGCAAGCAAGTTAGCGTCAATCAAAATCAAAAAAAAAGAGATTAA
- a CDS encoding DUF226 domain-containing protein, which produces MSLRALHNRERVAEKIHLYPLLKGDTNFLGIFYVFRKPIKRLL; this is translated from the coding sequence GTGTCATTAAGGGCATTGCATAATAGAGAAAGAGTTGCTGAAAAAATACATTTATACCCCCTATTAAAGGGGGATACAAATTTTTTGGGAATTTTTTACGTATTTAGAAAGCCAATAAAAAGACTTTTGTAA
- a CDS encoding Mlp family lipoprotein, producing MNGNRSKCNNFFDWLSKEIEKQKELAGDFTKVYDFLENKRKSKANNEDFDSYIKGGGAGGLGGY from the coding sequence ATGAATGGGAACAGGAGTAAGTGTAATAACTTCTTTGATTGGCTCTCTAAAGAGATTGAAAAACAAAAAGAATTGGCCGGAGACTTTACCAAAGTTTATGACTTTTTAGAAAATAAAAGGAAATCAAAAGCAAATAATGAAGATTTTGATAGTTATATTAAAGGGGGGGGGGCTGGGGGGCTGGGGGGCTATTGA